A stretch of DNA from Desulfosarcina ovata subsp. ovata:
AAAGGGTAGCAAGACGGTACCGTTGGTGCACGGATTCCACGCTAAAAACAAAAAACAATCATGATCCATTGATTGCCGGGGGGGACCGCCAGGTTCCCCCCGGTTTTTTTTGCCATCGGGGTTGCCGGCACGGTTCGTGGCAAGGCCAACCCCGGTGCGTCATTGGATTTGCGAATCGGAGCGCGAAGTGATAGATTGTCTCTTCCTCAATTATAAATGATGAAACGGAGATCGCTCCATGGCAGAAATCGCCGCCGTTTATGGCAGCCCACGCCGTAAAGGCAACACCGCCAATTTACTCAAACATGCTGTTGAAGGCGCCCGTGACGCGGGTGCCGATGTGACCGAAATCGTACTGCGCGACCTGAAAATTTCTCCTTGCCTGGAAATATACGGGTGCAAGCAGACCGGGCGGTGTGTGATCAAGGACGATTTCAGGCAGATCGAACCGCTGTTGGACCGCATGGATGGCATGATGCTGGCGTCACCCATTTTTTTCTATGCGGTCAGTGCCCACACCAAGGCCTTTATGGACCGTTGCAACGCCTTCTGGGTTAAAAAATACTGGATCGATAAAAAGCCTTTTGGCAAAA
This window harbors:
- a CDS encoding flavodoxin family protein, producing MAEIAAVYGSPRRKGNTANLLKHAVEGARDAGADVTEIVLRDLKISPCLEIYGCKQTGRCVIKDDFRQIEPLLDRMDGMMLASPIFFYAVSAHTKAFMDRCNAFWVKKYWIDKKPFGKKTYPRKGLFVSVGSTGGKRLFDGAILSVRYFMDALYMELWQSLVFRHIESEGDILEHPDMLKDAYDAGIALARELGCRK